In Pseudofrankia saprophytica, one genomic interval encodes:
- a CDS encoding ABC-F family ATP-binding cassette domain-containing protein, with product MSHVEVAHVEYHLPDGQVLLDDASFRVGDGAIAALVGANGAGKTTLLRIITGELAPHAGTVTVSGGLGVMPQFVGSVRDDRTVRDLLVSVAVPLIRRAARAVDEAEVALVERDDEAAQMSYAQALADWADARGYEAETLWDMCTMSALGMPYEKAQWRAVRTLSGGEQKRLVLEALLRGPDGVLLLDEPDNYLDVPGKQWLEEQLRATRKTVLFVSHDRELLVRAAQRIVSVEPGPAGSVVWVHGGGFATYHQARAERFERFEELRRRWDEKHAQLKKLVVDMRQYASRSDEMASRYQAAQTRLRKFEEIGPPPEPPREQKITMRLRGGRTGVRALTCKGLELTGLMQPFDLEVFYGERVAVLGSNGSGKSHFLRLLAGGDVAHEGEWKLGARVVPGHFAQTHTRPELQGRTLVDILWADHAKSRGAAMNALRRYELDGHGDKPFDRLSGGQQARFQILLLEIGGATALLLDEPTDNLDLASAEALQKGLESYEGTTLAVTHDRWFARSFDRFLVFGTDGKVRETAKPVWDERRVQRAR from the coding sequence ATGAGCCACGTCGAGGTCGCGCATGTCGAGTACCACCTGCCGGACGGGCAGGTGCTGCTCGACGACGCCTCGTTCCGGGTCGGGGATGGCGCCATCGCCGCGCTGGTCGGGGCCAACGGCGCGGGCAAGACGACGCTGCTGCGGATCATCACCGGCGAGCTGGCGCCGCACGCCGGCACGGTGACCGTCAGCGGGGGCCTGGGCGTCATGCCGCAGTTCGTCGGCTCGGTCCGCGACGACCGGACCGTGCGCGACCTGTTGGTCTCGGTCGCGGTTCCGCTCATCCGGCGGGCCGCGCGCGCCGTCGACGAGGCCGAGGTCGCGCTCGTCGAACGCGACGACGAGGCGGCGCAGATGAGCTACGCGCAGGCCCTCGCCGACTGGGCGGACGCCCGCGGCTACGAGGCCGAGACCCTCTGGGACATGTGCACGATGTCCGCGCTCGGCATGCCCTACGAGAAGGCGCAGTGGCGGGCCGTGCGGACGCTGTCCGGCGGTGAGCAGAAACGGCTGGTCCTGGAGGCCCTGCTGCGCGGCCCCGACGGGGTCCTGCTGCTCGACGAGCCGGACAACTACCTGGACGTGCCGGGCAAGCAGTGGCTCGAGGAGCAGCTGCGCGCCACCCGCAAGACCGTGCTGTTCGTCTCCCACGACCGCGAGCTGCTCGTGCGGGCGGCGCAGCGGATCGTCAGCGTCGAGCCGGGGCCGGCGGGAAGCGTCGTGTGGGTGCACGGTGGCGGCTTCGCCACCTACCACCAGGCGCGCGCCGAACGGTTCGAGCGGTTCGAGGAGCTGCGTCGGCGCTGGGACGAGAAGCACGCGCAGCTGAAGAAGCTCGTGGTGGACATGCGGCAGTACGCGTCGCGCAGCGACGAGATGGCCTCGCGCTACCAGGCCGCCCAGACGCGGCTGCGCAAGTTCGAGGAGATCGGCCCGCCGCCGGAACCGCCGCGCGAGCAGAAGATCACCATGCGGCTGCGGGGCGGGCGCACGGGCGTGCGGGCCCTCACCTGCAAGGGGCTGGAACTGACCGGTCTCATGCAGCCGTTCGACCTGGAGGTCTTCTACGGCGAACGGGTCGCCGTGCTCGGCTCGAACGGCTCGGGCAAGTCCCATTTCCTGCGGCTGCTCGCGGGCGGCGACGTCGCCCACGAGGGCGAGTGGAAGCTCGGGGCCCGCGTCGTGCCGGGGCATTTCGCGCAGACGCACACCAGGCCGGAGTTGCAGGGGCGCACCCTGGTCGACATCCTCTGGGCCGACCACGCGAAGAGCCGGGGAGCGGCGATGAACGCGCTGCGCCGCTACGAGCTCGACGGCCACGGCGACAAGCCGTTCGACCGGCTGTCGGGCGGCCAGCAGGCCCGCTTCCAGATCCTCCTGCTCGAGATCGGCGGCGCGACGGCGCTGCTGTTGGACGAGCCGACCGACAACCTCGACCTGGCCTCCGCCGAGGCCCTGCAGAAGGGTCTGGAGTCATACGAGGGAACGACCCTGGCGGTCACCCACGACCGCTGGTTCGCCCGGTCGTTCGACCGTTTCCTGGTGTTCGGAACCGACGGCAAGGTTCGCGAGACTGCCAAGCCGGTCTGGGACGAACGACGGGTGCAGCGCGCCCGCTAG
- a CDS encoding NAD(P)/FAD-dependent oxidoreductase, with protein sequence MSGTVVVIGGGYGGAAVAKALEAEAEADVVLIDPRDAFVNAAGSLRALVQPAWAPRMFFPFATLLTRGTVIRERAVSVDSGGVTLSSGRHVRADYLVLATGSSYAYPAKSKADATEDALADLRDTHKELADAERVLIVGAGPVGLEFAGEIKDAWPNKSVTVVDPAETLLAGFEPDMRDDLHRQLEDLDIQLRLGVSLTAPPPTEAGRAGTFTVATADGAEVTADIWFQAHGVRLNNDYLADGRLTTLTARGEVAVTDTLNVAGHDHVYAVGDLTDVAEDKLAAYALRHAEVVATNITAQLRGERPTTTYQPLPHPIILLPLGPRGGVGQMPTPEGPAVVSATTVSQYKGVDLFTGRFTDQFGPTAA encoded by the coding sequence ATGAGCGGTACGGTTGTGGTCATTGGCGGGGGTTATGGCGGCGCGGCGGTCGCCAAGGCCCTCGAGGCCGAAGCCGAGGCCGATGTCGTTCTGATCGATCCACGGGACGCCTTCGTCAACGCGGCCGGGTCGCTGCGGGCGCTGGTTCAACCGGCCTGGGCTCCCAGGATGTTTTTTCCTTTCGCCACGCTGCTCACCCGGGGCACGGTGATTCGAGAGCGAGCGGTCTCGGTGGATTCCGGCGGTGTCACCCTTTCCTCGGGGCGGCATGTGCGGGCGGACTACCTGGTGCTCGCCACCGGCTCCAGCTACGCCTACCCGGCCAAGTCGAAGGCTGACGCGACCGAGGACGCGCTGGCGGACCTGCGCGACACTCACAAGGAGCTGGCCGACGCCGAGCGTGTGCTGATCGTCGGCGCGGGTCCGGTCGGCCTGGAGTTTGCCGGTGAGATCAAGGATGCCTGGCCGAACAAGTCCGTGACCGTCGTCGACCCCGCCGAGACGCTGCTGGCGGGCTTCGAGCCGGATATGCGCGACGACCTGCACCGCCAGCTCGAGGACCTGGACATCCAGCTGCGCCTGGGAGTCAGCCTGACGGCGCCGCCGCCGACAGAGGCCGGCCGGGCCGGGACGTTCACCGTCGCCACGGCCGACGGCGCCGAGGTCACCGCCGACATCTGGTTCCAGGCCCACGGGGTGCGTCTCAACAACGACTACCTTGCCGACGGCCGGCTCACCACGCTCACCGCGCGCGGCGAGGTCGCCGTGACCGACACCCTGAACGTCGCGGGGCACGACCATGTCTACGCGGTCGGCGACCTCACCGATGTCGCCGAGGACAAGCTGGCCGCGTATGCCCTGCGGCATGCGGAGGTCGTGGCGACGAACATCACCGCGCAGCTGCGGGGCGAGCGGCCCACGACCACCTACCAGCCGCTGCCACATCCGATCATCCTGCTGCCGCTCGGACCGCGCGGCGGCGTCGGGCAGATGCCCACCCCCGAGGGCCCGGCCGTCGTCTCGGCCACGACGGTCTCCCAGTACAAGGGCGTCGACCTGTTCACCGGCCGTTTCACCGACCAGTTCGGTCCCACCGCGGCCTGA
- a CDS encoding TetR/AcrR family transcriptional regulator, giving the protein MIGFTPAAADPPDSVRTIFLDAAVRCLRDVGIRRTTMVRVADEAGLSRAWLYRHYPDKASLLGAALIRQDEQFWAGARALVSKRKGLAAQVAEAVCYSRRQEPDALVLRLRASEPEACAAVLGAGLRQAVPGMAVFWRPYLETARARGEVRADLDIARAAEWVIRVVMSLVTTPGDAVDPDDSASVRRFVEEFLVPGLS; this is encoded by the coding sequence ATGATCGGCTTCACCCCGGCGGCCGCGGACCCGCCGGACTCGGTGCGGACCATCTTCCTCGACGCCGCCGTCCGCTGCCTGCGCGACGTCGGGATCCGGCGCACGACGATGGTGCGGGTCGCCGACGAGGCCGGCCTCTCGCGGGCCTGGCTCTACCGCCACTACCCCGACAAGGCCTCACTGCTCGGCGCGGCCCTGATCCGGCAGGACGAACAGTTCTGGGCCGGAGCCCGCGCGCTCGTCTCGAAAAGGAAAGGACTGGCCGCCCAGGTCGCCGAGGCGGTGTGCTATTCGCGGCGGCAGGAGCCGGACGCGCTGGTCCTGCGGCTGCGAGCCAGTGAACCGGAGGCGTGCGCCGCGGTTCTGGGAGCCGGGCTGCGCCAGGCGGTCCCCGGCATGGCCGTGTTCTGGCGCCCCTATCTCGAGACGGCCCGCGCGCGCGGCGAGGTACGCGCCGACCTCGATATCGCGCGCGCGGCCGAATGGGTCATCCGCGTGGTCATGTCCCTGGTCACGACGCCGGGCGACGCGGTCGACCCCGACGACTCCGCGTCGGTCCGCCGTTTCGTCGAGGAGTTCCTCGTCCCAGGCCTTTCCTAG
- a CDS encoding flavin-containing monooxygenase, which yields MRNRHAGETFTTSDDEIAAALLDVSIPTLMMSMVHMAGDLELIRGRLKPAGLFLNEVQGFMSEEDKAEVRALALDVIRDYRDAGCPDPRSLSGDELHEMMEWLVCGEVAPEYVPMLLEEMELAGTDDRRIEATSSPAGRAAFPVVVIGCGQSGLLAGIRLKEAGIPFTIVEKNAGVGGTWWENSYPGARVDVGNHFYCYSFEPSDHWTEFFAQQPELQRYFEDVMNARGVAPHVRWRTEVLGADWNDDDGTWSVRCLGPDGTESVLTARAVISAVGQLNRPKMPDIPGRDDFAGPAFHTARWDHDVDLAGRRVAMIGAGASGFQIAPAIAPDVRHLTVFQRTAQWMFANPNYHAKVGPGVRWALRHLPFYGRWYRFLILWPGCDAGLAGARVDPAYPDQQVAISAHNELIRQMFTNLITSQCGGDEELIAKVVPDYPATGKRTLQDDGSWLRTLRRDNVDLVRTSIDHIESDAVVTVDGRRHPADVLVFATGFRMTEVLAPMRITGRDGRDLLELWGERPAAYLGITVPGFPNLFLMYGPGTHLAHGASLIFHSECQMRYISRCLDELIGGGHVSMEPNQERYDDWHERTQREIRTLVWSQPSIRHSYFKNSRGEIHGVSPWRVVDYWTWTAEPDLKDFVIR from the coding sequence ATGCGGAACCGTCACGCAGGCGAAACCTTCACCACCTCTGACGACGAGATCGCCGCGGCCCTGCTCGACGTGAGCATCCCGACGCTGATGATGTCGATGGTTCACATGGCCGGGGATCTGGAGTTGATTCGCGGCCGGCTGAAGCCGGCGGGCCTGTTCCTCAACGAGGTCCAGGGCTTCATGTCCGAGGAGGACAAGGCCGAGGTCCGGGCACTCGCGCTCGACGTCATCCGGGACTACCGCGACGCCGGGTGCCCGGACCCGAGGTCCCTGTCCGGCGACGAGCTCCACGAGATGATGGAGTGGCTGGTCTGCGGCGAGGTCGCGCCGGAATACGTGCCGATGCTGCTCGAGGAGATGGAGCTCGCCGGCACGGATGACCGCAGGATCGAGGCGACGTCGTCGCCGGCCGGCCGGGCCGCGTTCCCCGTCGTGGTCATCGGCTGCGGCCAGTCCGGCCTGCTCGCGGGTATCCGGCTGAAGGAAGCCGGTATTCCGTTCACGATCGTCGAGAAGAACGCCGGTGTCGGCGGAACCTGGTGGGAGAACTCCTACCCGGGCGCGCGGGTCGACGTCGGCAACCATTTCTACTGCTACAGCTTCGAGCCAAGCGACCACTGGACCGAGTTCTTCGCCCAGCAGCCGGAGCTCCAGCGCTACTTCGAGGACGTCATGAACGCCCGCGGCGTAGCCCCGCACGTCCGCTGGCGGACCGAGGTGCTCGGCGCCGACTGGAACGACGACGATGGCACGTGGTCGGTCCGCTGCCTCGGGCCCGACGGCACCGAGAGCGTCCTGACCGCCCGCGCGGTGATCTCGGCGGTCGGTCAGCTCAACCGGCCGAAGATGCCGGACATCCCCGGCCGCGACGACTTCGCCGGCCCCGCGTTCCACACCGCGCGCTGGGATCACGACGTCGACCTGGCCGGCCGGCGGGTGGCGATGATCGGAGCCGGGGCCAGCGGCTTCCAGATCGCGCCGGCCATCGCGCCCGACGTCCGGCACCTCACCGTCTTCCAGCGCACCGCGCAGTGGATGTTCGCCAACCCGAACTACCACGCCAAGGTCGGCCCCGGTGTCCGCTGGGCGCTGCGACACCTGCCGTTCTACGGCCGCTGGTACCGCTTCCTGATCCTCTGGCCAGGCTGCGACGCCGGGCTGGCGGGCGCGCGCGTCGATCCGGCCTATCCCGACCAGCAGGTCGCGATCAGTGCGCACAACGAGCTCATCCGCCAGATGTTCACCAACCTGATCACCAGCCAGTGCGGCGGTGACGAGGAACTGATCGCGAAGGTGGTTCCGGACTATCCGGCGACCGGCAAACGCACCCTGCAGGACGACGGCAGCTGGCTGCGGACCCTGCGGCGCGACAACGTCGACCTCGTCCGGACCAGCATCGACCACATCGAGTCGGACGCCGTCGTGACCGTCGACGGGCGGCGCCACCCCGCCGACGTGCTCGTGTTCGCCACCGGCTTCCGGATGACCGAGGTGCTGGCGCCGATGCGGATCACCGGCCGCGACGGGCGGGACCTGCTGGAGCTCTGGGGCGAGCGGCCGGCGGCCTACCTCGGCATCACCGTGCCGGGATTCCCAAACCTGTTCCTGATGTACGGGCCGGGCACACACCTGGCGCACGGCGCGAGCCTGATCTTCCATTCCGAGTGCCAGATGCGCTACATCTCGCGGTGCCTCGACGAGCTCATCGGCGGCGGCCACGTGTCGATGGAGCCGAACCAGGAGCGCTATGACGACTGGCACGAACGCACCCAGCGGGAGATCAGGACGCTGGTGTGGTCGCAGCCGTCGATCAGGCACTCCTACTTCAAGAACTCCCGCGGCGAGATCCACGGCGTCAGCCCCTGGCGCGTCGTCGACTACTGGACGTGGACGGCCGAGCCAGACCTCAAGGACTTCGTGATCCGATGA
- a CDS encoding aldo/keto reductase, producing MKYRKFGRTGVEVSSQCLGAMMFGVIGNPDHDECERMIGRALDAGINFIDTADIYSRGESEEIVGKAVGARRDDVVIATKCFNPMGTDRNQRGGSRRWIMKAAEDSLRRLGTDYIDLYQVHRHDWDTDLEETLGALTDLVRQGKVRYIGSSTFPADWIVEAQWAAQRRNSERFVSEQPQYSIFARSVEQAVLPACLRHGIGVIPWSPLSGGWLTGKYRRGQDEPASSRYAAGSVFARGRTISGDPDSEARFDAVEELSKIAAAAGLSLTHLALAFVDRHPAISSTIIGPKTVEQLDDVLAAVDVVLDDATLDAIDQVVRPGTDLAGVFHMTGDPSLRPELRRRPVARS from the coding sequence ATGAAGTACCGCAAGTTCGGTCGAACCGGCGTCGAGGTCAGCAGTCAGTGCCTGGGCGCGATGATGTTCGGGGTCATCGGCAACCCTGACCACGACGAGTGCGAGCGCATGATCGGCCGGGCGCTCGACGCCGGGATCAACTTCATCGACACCGCCGACATCTACTCCCGCGGCGAGAGCGAGGAGATCGTCGGCAAGGCGGTCGGGGCACGGCGCGACGACGTGGTCATCGCGACCAAGTGCTTCAACCCGATGGGGACCGACCGCAACCAGCGCGGCGGGTCCCGGCGATGGATCATGAAGGCCGCCGAGGACAGCCTGCGCCGGCTCGGGACCGACTACATCGACCTGTACCAGGTCCACCGGCACGACTGGGACACCGATCTCGAGGAGACTCTCGGCGCGCTCACCGACCTGGTCCGCCAGGGCAAGGTGCGGTACATCGGCTCGTCGACCTTCCCGGCGGACTGGATCGTCGAGGCGCAGTGGGCCGCCCAGCGTCGTAACAGCGAACGATTCGTCAGCGAGCAGCCGCAGTACTCGATCTTCGCGCGGTCGGTGGAGCAGGCCGTGCTGCCGGCCTGCCTGCGCCACGGCATCGGGGTGATCCCGTGGAGCCCGCTGTCCGGCGGCTGGCTCACCGGCAAGTACCGGCGTGGCCAGGACGAGCCGGCCAGCTCGCGGTACGCCGCCGGCAGCGTGTTCGCCCGGGGCCGCACGATCTCCGGCGATCCGGACTCCGAGGCCAGGTTCGACGCGGTGGAGGAGCTGTCCAAGATCGCGGCGGCGGCCGGCCTCTCGCTCACCCACCTGGCGCTCGCGTTCGTCGACCGCCATCCGGCCATCAGCTCGACGATCATCGGCCCCAAGACCGTCGAGCAGCTCGACGACGTGCTCGCCGCCGTCGACGTCGTGCTCGACGACGCCACCCTCGACGCCATCGACCAGGTCGTGCGCCCTGGCACCGACCTCGCCGGCGTCTTCCACATGACCGGAGACCCGTCGCTGCGCCCCGAGCTACGCCGCCGGCCGGTCGCGCGGTCCTGA
- a CDS encoding helix-turn-helix domain-containing protein yields MSDNELGLFLRTHREKVSPAEVGLPTGPRRRAPGLRRSEVAALADVSVEYVIRLEQGRDRRPSPQVLSALADALRLTMGERVHLHRLTKAADPAFNCRGLGSLSRVVRPTVQALLDRLEPTPAVLLDPLTDILAHTAGYERLAGPTGLLDTAQPNLARYVFTDSRARAAYPDWAHVADEQVAALKQGPFRARPDMAAFVDELTVTAGEAFTHRVDAVPSLAKSSGVLRLAHPDAGALRLAYETLELPVDDEQRLVVYLPADAATAAALDQLNRDRTQPLRLVVH; encoded by the coding sequence GTGAGCGACAACGAGCTCGGGCTGTTCCTGCGTACACACCGCGAGAAGGTCAGCCCGGCCGAGGTCGGCCTGCCTACCGGACCGCGCCGCCGTGCCCCTGGGCTACGCCGCTCCGAGGTGGCGGCCCTCGCCGACGTCAGCGTCGAGTACGTGATCAGGCTCGAGCAGGGGCGCGACCGCCGACCGTCCCCGCAGGTGCTCTCGGCCCTCGCCGACGCGCTCCGGCTGACCATGGGCGAACGCGTCCACCTGCACCGACTGACGAAGGCCGCGGACCCCGCGTTCAACTGCCGGGGCCTCGGCAGCCTGTCGCGCGTCGTCCGCCCGACCGTCCAGGCCCTGCTCGACCGCCTCGAGCCCACACCCGCGGTGCTGCTCGACCCGCTCACCGACATCCTCGCGCACACCGCCGGCTACGAACGGCTCGCCGGACCCACGGGGCTGTTGGACACCGCGCAGCCCAACCTCGCCCGGTACGTCTTCACCGACAGCCGCGCCCGCGCCGCCTACCCGGACTGGGCCCACGTGGCCGACGAACAGGTCGCGGCGCTCAAACAGGGCCCCTTCCGGGCGCGTCCCGACATGGCGGCGTTCGTGGACGAACTGACGGTCACCGCCGGGGAGGCCTTCACCCACCGGGTCGACGCGGTTCCCAGCCTGGCGAAGAGCAGCGGCGTCCTGCGCCTGGCCCACCCCGATGCCGGCGCGCTTCGCCTCGCCTACGAAACCCTCGAGCTCCCCGTCGACGACGAACAACGTCTGGTCGTCTACCTGCCCGCCGACGCGGCGACGGCCGCGGCGCTCGACCAGCTCAACCGCGACCGGACGCAGCCACTACGCCTCGTCGTCCACTGA
- a CDS encoding alpha/beta fold hydrolase, translated as MSPVETGVSGGTAVPAQAGPARAEPPARPGPPAPAPAPALPNEVLVDGVPIRYAVSGAGSRDLLLVHGYRAHHLWWYRMLPALEERWRVIRLDLSGHGDSGHREHYGVDMWTAELIAVLDAVGSRQALVIGHSMGGRVAAVAAASHPDRFGGVIMLDSMLRPAGSPPPRVASLPPGREIVYTSRETATARFRLQPPQPEPSADLVHPVAEYAVRPTTSTGAEGWTWKFDQHGLAPTDNDRVVDSLARLRMPVWYVRAGLSLIVTDEIAAYARGALPAAATFVTLPDAHHHMILDAADECVRLLADLHGDLAAAVRPRYSS; from the coding sequence ATGAGCCCGGTCGAGACCGGCGTGTCCGGTGGCACGGCGGTGCCAGCACAGGCAGGGCCAGCACGGGCGGAGCCGCCCGCGCGGCCGGGGCCGCCCGCGCCCGCGCCCGCGCCCGCGCTGCCGAACGAGGTGCTGGTGGACGGCGTGCCGATCCGCTACGCCGTGTCCGGGGCGGGCAGCCGCGACCTGCTGCTCGTGCATGGCTACCGGGCGCACCACCTGTGGTGGTACCGGATGCTGCCGGCGCTGGAGGAGCGCTGGCGGGTGATCAGACTCGACCTCAGCGGCCACGGCGACAGCGGGCACCGCGAACACTACGGCGTGGACATGTGGACCGCCGAGCTGATCGCGGTGCTCGACGCGGTCGGGTCCCGCCAGGCGCTGGTGATCGGTCACAGCATGGGCGGCCGGGTCGCGGCGGTCGCCGCGGCCAGCCACCCGGACCGGTTCGGCGGTGTCATCATGCTCGACTCGATGCTGCGGCCGGCCGGCTCGCCACCGCCACGGGTGGCGTCGCTCCCACCCGGGCGCGAGATCGTCTACACCTCGCGGGAGACCGCGACCGCGCGGTTCCGGCTGCAGCCACCGCAGCCGGAACCGTCGGCGGACCTGGTCCACCCGGTCGCCGAGTACGCCGTGCGACCGACCACGAGCACGGGCGCCGAGGGCTGGACCTGGAAGTTCGACCAGCACGGACTCGCGCCGACCGACAACGACCGGGTAGTGGACAGCCTGGCGCGGCTACGGATGCCGGTGTGGTACGTCCGCGCCGGACTCAGCCTGATCGTCACCGACGAGATCGCCGCGTACGCGCGCGGCGCGCTGCCCGCCGCAGCGACCTTCGTGACGCTGCCGGACGCCCACCATCACATGATTCTCGACGCCGCGGACGAGTGCGTCCGGCTGCTGGCGGACCTGCACGGCGACCTGGCCGCCGCCGTCCGCCCGCGTTACTCCTCCTGA
- a CDS encoding SDR family NAD(P)-dependent oxidoreductase, with product MTGVVVTGGASGIGEACARALVDEGRPVVLWDLNQSVVDVAASLGMSAVVLDVTDAAAVAAAVEASVATLGGVDGLVHAAGVVSIDPIGALSADLWDKVLDVNLRAHALVSQALLPSLRAAPGAAIVGISSIEALQGNGAIPAYCASKAGLLGLTRSMAHQLAADGIRVNAICPGYIETPMIATALDVPGLREKFEKRSPLGRLGQPADVANAAAFLLSPKAAFITGACLVVDGGATAVDPV from the coding sequence GTGACCGGCGTGGTCGTCACCGGCGGCGCCTCGGGTATCGGTGAGGCCTGCGCGCGGGCGCTGGTCGACGAGGGCCGGCCCGTCGTGCTCTGGGACCTGAACCAGTCGGTCGTCGACGTGGCCGCCTCGTTGGGGATGAGCGCCGTCGTCCTCGACGTCACCGACGCGGCGGCGGTGGCGGCCGCGGTCGAGGCGTCGGTGGCGACGCTCGGGGGAGTCGACGGGCTGGTCCACGCGGCCGGAGTCGTGAGCATCGATCCGATCGGTGCGCTCAGCGCGGATCTCTGGGACAAGGTTCTCGACGTCAATCTGCGCGCCCACGCGCTCGTCAGCCAGGCGCTCCTGCCGTCGCTGCGCGCGGCCCCGGGTGCCGCCATCGTCGGGATCAGCTCGATCGAGGCGCTCCAGGGCAACGGCGCGATTCCGGCCTACTGCGCGTCGAAGGCCGGCCTGCTCGGGCTCACCCGCTCGATGGCGCACCAGCTCGCCGCCGACGGCATCCGCGTCAACGCCATCTGCCCCGGCTACATCGAAACCCCCATGATCGCCACGGCGCTCGACGTTCCCGGCCTGCGGGAGAAGTTCGAGAAGAGATCTCCGCTCGGACGGCTCGGCCAGCCGGCTGACGTCGCCAACGCCGCGGCTTTTCTGCTGAGCCCCAAGGCCGCGTTCATCACCGGTGCCTGCCTGGTCGTCGACGGCGGCGCGACGGCGGTCGACCCCGTCTGA
- a CDS encoding sulfotransferase family protein has product MDDVDDLLAAARAETSLTDFGEDTFREGLDLLVDSLRKEARLTAVGEFALRDIIVRLLRNRLQVEDWYHRHPEIDGEVIERPLIGLGLPRTGSTALAALLGEDPGARSLVQWQAEEPCPPPSTVPAPDPRIARSQAKSAMTRQLSPKLATMQPSSPTGPFEDHDLMGLDFKSQVFQAFAQIPSYSSWLLDADLTSTYRYERRVLKLLQWGAERRPWRLKCPTHLVYLGHLDQAFPDARFVMTHRDPTEVLVSVADVYATAAAMFSDEVDPHYLAALNVEQWSVGMRRALEFRDAGHDERFFDLDFRAVQRDPVGEVRRLYAWLGEPVTGPFEAGMRRWWHENAENREENVHPDPADFGLDLDEVRPLFADYVTRSARWTA; this is encoded by the coding sequence ATGGATGACGTCGACGACCTGCTCGCCGCGGCCCGCGCCGAGACCAGCCTGACGGACTTCGGCGAGGACACGTTCAGAGAGGGCCTCGACCTGCTGGTCGACTCCTTACGCAAGGAGGCGAGACTGACCGCCGTCGGCGAGTTCGCCCTGCGCGACATCATCGTCCGGCTGCTGAGGAACCGCCTCCAGGTCGAGGACTGGTACCACCGTCATCCCGAGATCGACGGCGAGGTCATCGAACGCCCGCTGATCGGTCTGGGCCTCCCCCGCACGGGTTCCACGGCGCTGGCCGCGCTGCTGGGTGAGGATCCGGGGGCGCGTTCGCTGGTGCAGTGGCAGGCCGAGGAGCCATGCCCGCCGCCCTCCACCGTGCCCGCCCCGGATCCGCGGATCGCCCGTTCCCAGGCCAAGTCGGCCATGACGCGCCAGCTGTCGCCGAAGCTGGCCACGATGCAGCCGTCATCGCCGACCGGGCCCTTCGAGGACCACGACCTCATGGGACTCGACTTCAAGTCCCAGGTGTTCCAGGCATTCGCGCAGATCCCGTCGTACTCGTCCTGGCTGCTCGACGCCGACCTGACGTCGACCTACCGTTACGAACGCCGCGTGCTGAAACTGCTCCAGTGGGGCGCCGAGCGCCGGCCGTGGCGGCTGAAATGCCCGACCCACCTGGTCTACCTCGGCCATCTCGACCAGGCGTTCCCGGACGCACGTTTCGTGATGACGCACCGGGACCCGACGGAGGTCCTCGTCTCCGTCGCCGACGTGTACGCCACGGCGGCCGCGATGTTCAGCGACGAGGTCGACCCCCACTACCTCGCGGCCCTCAACGTCGAGCAGTGGTCCGTCGGTATGCGACGCGCGTTGGAGTTCCGCGACGCGGGCCACGACGAGCGGTTCTTCGACCTGGACTTCCGCGCCGTGCAACGCGACCCCGTCGGCGAGGTCCGGCGGCTCTACGCCTGGCTCGGCGAGCCCGTCACCGGACCGTTCGAGGCCGGGATGCGGCGCTGGTGGCACGAGAACGCCGAGAACCGCGAGGAGAACGTCCATCCGGACCCGGCCGACTTCGGCCTCGACCTGGACGAGGTGCGGCCGCTCTTCGCCGACTACGTGACGCGGTCCGCGCGGTGGACCGCATGA